TAAAGCAAGAAATGCGCCAGGAGGTAATATCATTATTAACGCAGGTTTAAATGCCTCACCAAAAACTTGATATCCAAATATGGAGCCTGAGCCTAGTATTTCTCTTACTATTCCAAGCAGTGTAAGGGCCCATGTAAAACCAAGTCCCATACCAACTCCATCAGCAATTGATCTAATTGGTCCATTTTTAGATGCAAAAGCCTCTGCTCTACCTAATATTATACAGTTTACAACTATTAATGGAATGAATAAGCCTAATGAAGCATATAGTGCAGGTACATAAGCATTCATTAGCATCTGTATTAAAGTAACAAATGATGCAATTATTACAACAAAAGCTGGTATTCTAATTTTATCTGGTATAGCTTTTCTTAAAAGTGAAATAACAAGGTTTGAACCTATTAGTACCGAAGTAGTTGCCAACCCCATAGACATACCACTAATAGCAGATGTTGTAACTGCTAATGTGGGACACATGCCTAATAGCTGAACGAAAGTTGGATTTTCATTAATTAATCCGTTTTTTATATCTTTAAAGCCCATGCTTTCACCCCCAACATTAAAAATCTATTTTGAAAGTTTATTATTAAATACGTCTAAGGCTATATTTACTCCATCAGAAACGCTCTTTGAAGTAATAGTTGCACCTGCTATAGCCTGTATCTCATTTTCTTTTGGTGCAGATTTTACTACTGCAATACTTGGCGAAGTTAACTTCTCAAGAAACTGGTTTTGAAATTCTGGCTTAGTTGCATTAGCTCCAAGTCCCGGAGTCTCCGAATGACTTACAACTTTCATCCCAGTAACCTTTCCATCTATAGAAATGCCAGTTATTATCTCTATTTCACCGCCATATCCTTTAGATACTGTCTTAATAGTGTACCCTGTCAATTGGCCACTTCCGGAATTGCCCATATATATTTCTTTTACCTTATCATTATCTAATACTATTTCTTCAAATTCTTTTTCGTCTAAAGGCACAAAACTTTGTGCCAATGGTAATACTTCTTGTCTTGCCTTATTGTTTTCTTGTTCTTGAACCTCTGCAATTATTCCACTTGTGGCATTATTAGCTACTGCAAGAACTGAAGCAGCTATTGCTGTTATTATGAAAAGAATTAGACCAAGCTTAATAATCTCACGCATTCTGCTTCACCTCCCCAAATACTTTAGGGCTAGTATATTTGTCTATAAGTGGAGCTGCTACGTTCATTAAAAGTATAGAATAGGAAACTCCCTCTGGATATCCACCCTTTAATCTAATAATAGCTGTTAATAGTCCAGCACCTATTCCAAATATTATTTGTCCTTTTTTAGTAACAGGTGATGATGAATAGTCTGTAGCCATATAAAATGCTCCTAGCATCAAACCTCCTGCCAGTAAATGATAAACAGTGTTTTCTACTCCACCACCAAAAATAAGCATCATGACAACAACTGTACCTATATAAGTAAATGGTATTCTCCAGTTGATTACTCCTCTATATAGCAGATAAATTCCACCTAGAATTAATAATAAAGCCGATGTTTCTCCTAAGCTACCTCCAATGTTACCCATTAGCATATCTGTCATAGAAAGAGCGCCTTCTGCTTGTCCTTTTAGTATTGCCAAAGGTGTAACAGTACTTATAGCATCTACTCCTGGAGTAACCCAATCTGTCATTATTGTAGGCCAGGATGCTAACAGCATTGCTCTAGCAGCTAGTGCAGGATTCATGAAATTATGACCAAGTCCACCAAAAAATTGTTTTACGATACCAATTGCAAAGGCAGAGCCGATAACTGGTATCCACCATGGTGCTGAAGATGGAATATTAAATGCTACTAATAATCCTGTTACAACAGCACTTAAATCATTAATTGTTATAGGTTTTTTCATAGCTTTTTGAAATATAGCTTCTGTAATAATTGCTGCGGCAACAGAAAGTACTATTAATTTTAAAGCATTAAACCTAAAAAAGTATATGCTGGCTAATGTGGCAGGAAGAAGTGCTATAATTACGTCCAGCATTATTCTGGAAATAGTTTCATCTGACCTTATATGTGGAGAAGATGAAGCTATTAATCTATTTTCCATTACTACCCCTCCTCTATTAGCTCTTTCTTCTTTTTGCTATTACTTCTTTTTTTGCTACTCTAATTGACTCTAATAGCGGTCTCTTAGATGGACAAATATATGAACATGAACCACACTCAATACAATCTAACACATGATATTTTTGTGTATCATCATACATACCTTTTAAAGATAACTGGCTTATAAACAGTGGTTGCAGGTTTACTGGACAAATTTCTACACATTTAGCACATCTAATACAAGGATCTGGCTTTGGAATTCTAGCATCCATTTCATTTAAAACTAGTATTCCAGAGGTTCCCTTTATAGCAGGTACTTCATCTGTAAACTGAGCTAGTCCCATCATTGGTCCACCCATTACAAGCTTTCCAAGAGTTCCTTTATATCCGCCACACTGTTCTATAATATCTTTAAATGGTGTTCCTATTCTAACTAAAAGATTTTTAGGAGTATTTATTGCACTACCTGTAACTGTAACTATCCTTTCCACTAAAGGCATTCCTGTCTGTATAGCATTAGCAACAGCTACTGCAGTACCAACATTGTTAACAATAACACCTACATCCATAGGTAATCCACCAGAAGGAACCTCTCTTCCAGTAATAGCGTTTATTAAACGCTTCTCATCTCCTTGAGGATATTTTGCTACAAGAGATACTACCTCAATGTTTTCTTCATTTTCTATGGCTTTCATAATTGCAGCTATAGCATCAGGCTTGTTGTTTTCAATTCCTATATAGCCCTTATTTACACCTACAGCCTTCATTAATGCTTTAAGCCCATATACAACTTTTTCAGGCTGCTCTAGCATTACTCTGTGGTCTGCAGTCAAGTAAGGCTCACATTCTGCACCATTTAGAATAACTGTATCAATTTTTTTGTCTGGTGGTGGAGACAGCTTTACATGCGTAGGGAAACCAGCTCCTCCTTGACCAGTTATTCCGGCTTCTTTAATAATACTTACTATCTCTTCTTTAGTAAGTTCCTCAATATTACCTTTAGGTTTAACGTTTTCATCTACCTCATTTAGTCCATCAGATTCTATAATAATGCACATAGCATTACCTGTTGGAGTATCCATAGGAGCTACTCTTTTAACTGTACCAGAAACTGTTGCATGTATTGGTGCAGATACAAAGGCTTTTGCTTCACCAATTTTCTGGCCAAGCTTCACTTTATCTCCTACCTTAACAATGGGTTCACAAGGAGCGCCAATATGTTGCTGCATTGGTATTATAACAACCTTTGGTTCTTCAGCTTTTTCTATCTCAGCTTTTTCTGAGTATTCCTTATAATGTGGAGGATGTATCCCACCTTTAAAGGTAAAGCTTTTGAATTTCATATGTTTCACCTCTTGTAAAATAATTTTAGTGTGCAATAATTAATACTTTTCTTAAAGTTCTATTATTTAAGAAAAATACCTTCATTGATAATAAATAAACAAAACCCTTATGTTTTATGAATTAATAACAAAGATTGATAATAATTAAACAATCTTTGTATGTTTTGTAATACTTTCTCTTTTTTGCTTATATTTCATTCTGTTTCTTATCCTAATTTAATAAGGACCCTAGATAGAG
This genomic stretch from Proteiniborus ethanoligenes harbors:
- the rsxE gene encoding electron transport complex subunit RsxE, encoding MGFKDIKNGLINENPTFVQLLGMCPTLAVTTSAISGMSMGLATTSVLIGSNLVISLLRKAIPDKIRIPAFVVIIASFVTLIQMLMNAYVPALYASLGLFIPLIVVNCIILGRAEAFASKNGPIRSIADGVGMGLGFTWALTLLGIVREILGSGSIFGYQVFGEAFKPALIMILPPGAFLALGILIGFSNWLKKKKAINN
- a CDS encoding RnfABCDGE type electron transport complex subunit D, which produces MENRLIASSSPHIRSDETISRIMLDVIIALLPATLASIYFFRFNALKLIVLSVAAAIITEAIFQKAMKKPITINDLSAVVTGLLVAFNIPSSAPWWIPVIGSAFAIGIVKQFFGGLGHNFMNPALAARAMLLASWPTIMTDWVTPGVDAISTVTPLAILKGQAEGALSMTDMLMGNIGGSLGETSALLLILGGIYLLYRGVINWRIPFTYIGTVVVMMLIFGGGVENTVYHLLAGGLMLGAFYMATDYSSSPVTKKGQIIFGIGAGLLTAIIRLKGGYPEGVSYSILLMNVAAPLIDKYTSPKVFGEVKQNA
- a CDS encoding RnfABCDGE type electron transport complex subunit G, encoding MREIIKLGLILFIITAIAASVLAVANNATSGIIAEVQEQENNKARQEVLPLAQSFVPLDEKEFEEIVLDNDKVKEIYMGNSGSGQLTGYTIKTVSKGYGGEIEIITGISIDGKVTGMKVVSHSETPGLGANATKPEFQNQFLEKLTSPSIAVVKSAPKENEIQAIAGATITSKSVSDGVNIALDVFNNKLSK
- the rsxC gene encoding electron transport complex subunit RsxC; this encodes MKFKSFTFKGGIHPPHYKEYSEKAEIEKAEEPKVVIIPMQQHIGAPCEPIVKVGDKVKLGQKIGEAKAFVSAPIHATVSGTVKRVAPMDTPTGNAMCIIIESDGLNEVDENVKPKGNIEELTKEEIVSIIKEAGITGQGGAGFPTHVKLSPPPDKKIDTVILNGAECEPYLTADHRVMLEQPEKVVYGLKALMKAVGVNKGYIGIENNKPDAIAAIMKAIENEENIEVVSLVAKYPQGDEKRLINAITGREVPSGGLPMDVGVIVNNVGTAVAVANAIQTGMPLVERIVTVTGSAINTPKNLLVRIGTPFKDIIEQCGGYKGTLGKLVMGGPMMGLAQFTDEVPAIKGTSGILVLNEMDARIPKPDPCIRCAKCVEICPVNLQPLFISQLSLKGMYDDTQKYHVLDCIECGSCSYICPSKRPLLESIRVAKKEVIAKRRKS